A single genomic interval of Candidatus Eisenbacteria bacterium harbors:
- a CDS encoding peptidyl-prolyl cis-trans isomerase, with translation MRRAIVFLLVSVSLLWLPSLAISADNEQPKEQKKELQEAQQGKEQGKEQVDPAKRILVKIGGIAITEQEFNLQFRAAIEKFPADKRNMFMNPHGRKQLLDMLVDQKVWVNWALEENLDRDPEVTLLVNMSRDQILIRKAYEKMVAMVAPTETEVRKFYDENRAKFKGPIKARVRHILLADSTEAKQVLAQLKAGADFAKLAKEKSKDGSTANSGGEVGFITQGAAVPAPVGGDPALEAAIFSLKAGGLSEVIKSGEDYQIINVEERIEPEIMPFESVKQRIEEGLSGERVNAMRSELFQEIKTKFPAEYLIEDSSVAASKNVSPPGVANTPEELFQAAMDSKASGQRIGIYEELLRKFPESKYAAQAQFMIGFIYSEELKDYAKAEAAFRVVTEKYPESELVDSAKWMIKNMRDESQKVGTVEDVKRKAKESKDSKK, from the coding sequence ATGAGAAGGGCCATTGTGTTCCTGCTTGTGAGTGTGAGCCTGCTGTGGCTGCCGAGCCTGGCGATTTCGGCAGACAATGAACAACCAAAGGAACAGAAGAAGGAACTGCAGGAAGCGCAGCAAGGCAAAGAGCAGGGGAAAGAACAGGTCGACCCGGCAAAGAGAATCCTGGTCAAGATCGGCGGCATTGCCATCACAGAACAGGAATTCAATCTTCAGTTCAGGGCCGCGATTGAGAAGTTTCCGGCGGACAAGAGAAACATGTTCATGAATCCACACGGCAGAAAACAGTTGCTTGACATGCTCGTGGATCAAAAGGTCTGGGTCAACTGGGCTCTTGAGGAGAATCTTGACAGAGACCCTGAAGTCACGCTGCTTGTCAACATGTCTCGGGATCAGATCTTGATCCGCAAGGCGTACGAAAAAATGGTCGCCATGGTGGCTCCGACGGAGACTGAGGTGCGGAAGTTCTACGATGAGAACCGTGCCAAGTTTAAGGGCCCTATCAAGGCCAGGGTTAGACATATTCTTCTCGCTGATTCCACCGAAGCGAAGCAGGTTCTGGCCCAGCTAAAGGCTGGAGCGGATTTTGCCAAGTTAGCCAAGGAAAAATCCAAAGATGGGAGCACTGCAAACAGCGGTGGCGAGGTGGGATTTATCACTCAAGGAGCCGCGGTGCCGGCCCCTGTTGGAGGTGATCCGGCGCTGGAGGCAGCCATCTTCTCGCTCAAGGCGGGTGGCCTGAGCGAGGTTATCAAGTCCGGCGAGGATTATCAGATAATCAACGTTGAGGAGCGAATCGAACCCGAAATCATGCCCTTCGAAAGTGTCAAGCAGCGCATCGAAGAAGGGCTCAGTGGTGAGAGAGTCAACGCGATGCGATCGGAACTTTTCCAGGAGATCAAGACGAAGTTTCCCGCGGAGTACCTGATAGAGGATAGCTCCGTGGCGGCCTCGAAGAACGTGTCTCCACCGGGAGTGGCCAATACGCCGGAGGAACTGTTCCAGGCGGCGATGGATTCCAAGGCCAGCGGGCAGAGAATCGGTATTTACGAAGAGCTATTGAGGAAGTTTCCCGAGAGCAAGTACGCGGCTCAGGCGCAGTTCATGATAGGTTTCATTTACTCCGAGGAACTCAAGGATTACGCCAAGGCCGAGGCGGCATTTAGAGTAGTAACAGAGAAGTACCCAGAATCTGAACTTGTTGACTCAGCCAAATGGATGATCAAGAACATGAGGGACGAATCTCAGAAGGTCGGGACGGTGGAGGACGTTAAGAGGAAAGCGAAGGAGTCCAAGGATTCCAAGAAATAG
- a CDS encoding bifunctional nuclease family protein, with the protein MSSVIEVNVGGLAFDEKTRSHVVILREANGNRVLPIWIGPAEASAIAMEIAGKRFQRPLTHDLMATIVKGLKAKVSKIIISDLRDNTFFAKIVLEREKDNEIVNVDARPSDSIALALRTQSPIYLSETLLEGTKDVSLLKKEEKEKTEEERAEELRKFLEELDPEDFGKFTP; encoded by the coding sequence GTGTCTTCTGTGATTGAGGTCAACGTCGGGGGTCTTGCCTTCGACGAGAAAACAAGAAGTCACGTCGTGATCCTTCGTGAGGCAAACGGCAACAGGGTTCTTCCTATCTGGATTGGTCCGGCCGAGGCAAGCGCCATCGCAATGGAGATCGCAGGGAAGAGATTCCAGAGACCCCTTACGCACGACCTCATGGCCACAATCGTTAAGGGACTCAAGGCTAAAGTCTCGAAAATCATTATTTCTGACCTCAGGGACAACACTTTCTTTGCAAAGATCGTCCTGGAAAGAGAAAAGGACAACGAAATAGTGAACGTCGACGCCAGGCCGAGCGACAGCATCGCGTTGGCCCTGAGAACGCAATCGCCGATCTATCTCTCGGAGACACTCCTGGAAGGCACGAAAGATGTCAGTCTCTTAAAGAAAGAAGAGAAGGAGAAGACCGAAGAGGAGAGGGCCGAAGAATTGAGGAAGTTCCTGGAAGAGCTCGACCCGGAAGACTTCGGGAAGTTTACTCCATAG
- a CDS encoding N-acetylmuramoyl-L-alanine amidase — MTRKSTPRIYEGPLTKVTLLDTSFLKGKRIVLDPGHGGAFPGAVGRGGLKESQVNLGVALYLWGLLRDAGAEVLLTRSSDRDFLRGENAGLRDDLSRRVEIAVAFGPDLFVSLHHNADIFRSRDRNQIETYFKMTDESPSKDVARLVHERLVENLGTSSGEVVPGNYFVLRNMPCTAILGEPSYLTNPRVEKQLRLAEKQLLEAQAYFLGILEYFRRGVPRVASLSPCDTVLIDAQPLLTAVFSPERSPIDTSSVILLLDGTPIAKNLEREGELVKARPQSPLANGRHELCVSCQNLNKNSSGRRCCQFEVSLPPSSLAIKAWPDCIPGKGGVLVTAEAKDVNGNAIRDGTSIRFFSQNGGFSAESVAALGGSATSVFFADLSADQSIVRVCSRSSRDSLFVGDSLVLRSCRAAEHLSTQALRVVADNTGEPLGNAGLRSLDRDSLLAASSPQGLMVFTPEPGEKLALTRTGFIPIPIPATAGVPRGSRPGPTAAETTSVGTEDVATVRMKAVASGALSDARIVIDVGSASRHQERALSGHRTLDASEPEREAEELSAEVGVRLERALRGAGAQLLVLNETVPDEDKVLRSEKFGAQTYVRIEPSPQRSGSVLHYPGSSTGTELARGVARWWGKMLSVREPSVGEDARYVVRQTSCPAVVVMLPTSAGRGDEKYSSIVAYALFLGILENTGLKGDRLAELTVRTANHARDERLDVVLDEFISVNTSAGEDVTFFCKEGQHLVRIHSRDGKDALQFVYVDKNAPTKLDLGWK, encoded by the coding sequence TTGACACGCAAGTCTACTCCGCGCATCTACGAAGGGCCTCTCACAAAAGTGACACTACTTGACACTTCCTTCCTGAAGGGCAAGCGCATCGTTCTTGATCCGGGTCACGGCGGCGCGTTTCCCGGAGCCGTGGGCCGGGGAGGACTCAAGGAATCACAGGTAAACCTCGGGGTGGCGCTCTACCTCTGGGGATTGCTCAGGGATGCGGGAGCCGAAGTCCTTCTCACGCGGTCATCAGACCGAGACTTCCTGCGCGGAGAAAACGCCGGCCTCAGAGACGATCTTTCCAGGAGAGTGGAGATCGCCGTGGCCTTCGGACCGGACCTGTTTGTTTCGTTGCACCACAATGCTGACATATTCCGCTCGCGAGATCGGAATCAGATAGAAACCTACTTCAAGATGACTGACGAGAGCCCCTCCAAAGACGTGGCCAGACTCGTCCACGAGCGGCTCGTCGAAAACCTCGGCACATCAAGTGGCGAAGTTGTTCCGGGAAATTACTTCGTCCTCAGAAACATGCCCTGCACTGCGATCCTTGGCGAGCCGTCCTATCTCACCAATCCGCGGGTGGAAAAACAGCTAAGACTCGCAGAAAAACAACTTCTTGAAGCGCAAGCATACTTCCTGGGAATACTCGAGTACTTCAGACGCGGCGTGCCCCGGGTCGCGTCGCTTTCGCCGTGCGATACTGTTCTGATCGACGCTCAACCGTTGTTGACGGCCGTCTTCTCGCCGGAGAGATCGCCGATCGACACATCTTCGGTGATCCTGCTACTTGACGGAACGCCGATTGCCAAGAATCTGGAAAGAGAAGGCGAACTCGTGAAGGCCAGGCCGCAAAGCCCCCTGGCGAACGGCAGGCATGAACTTTGTGTCTCGTGTCAAAACCTCAACAAGAATTCGTCCGGTCGACGCTGCTGTCAATTCGAAGTGTCGCTGCCTCCGTCTTCGCTCGCAATCAAAGCCTGGCCCGACTGCATTCCTGGCAAAGGAGGCGTGCTTGTCACGGCGGAGGCCAAGGACGTGAATGGTAATGCGATCAGAGACGGGACGTCGATACGATTCTTCAGTCAGAACGGGGGTTTTTCCGCCGAGTCCGTTGCCGCGCTCGGCGGGTCGGCCACGAGTGTCTTCTTCGCCGATCTCTCGGCCGATCAGAGTATTGTCAGGGTCTGCTCTCGAAGCTCGAGAGACTCCCTCTTTGTTGGAGACTCTCTCGTTCTGAGATCTTGCCGCGCCGCAGAACACCTCTCTACGCAAGCTCTTCGGGTCGTTGCAGACAACACGGGAGAGCCGTTGGGCAATGCCGGACTCCGAAGCCTGGACAGGGACAGCCTTCTGGCCGCAAGCAGCCCCCAGGGACTCATGGTGTTCACACCAGAGCCCGGAGAGAAGCTCGCGCTCACACGAACGGGCTTCATTCCCATTCCCATCCCTGCCACAGCTGGAGTTCCACGTGGTTCCCGGCCGGGCCCGACTGCCGCCGAGACAACTTCCGTCGGCACGGAAGACGTCGCGACCGTCAGGATGAAAGCCGTGGCGTCCGGTGCTCTTTCCGATGCCAGGATCGTAATTGACGTTGGATCGGCGTCCAGGCATCAAGAGCGAGCTCTGTCCGGACATCGAACACTTGATGCAAGCGAACCGGAACGTGAGGCGGAAGAACTCAGCGCAGAGGTGGGCGTGCGTCTGGAAAGAGCTTTGCGCGGAGCCGGAGCGCAGTTGCTCGTTCTGAACGAGACCGTGCCCGACGAAGACAAGGTCCTGAGATCAGAAAAGTTCGGCGCTCAAACATACGTGAGAATCGAGCCCTCGCCCCAACGATCGGGCTCCGTGCTCCATTATCCTGGAAGCTCCACCGGGACGGAGCTGGCTCGGGGAGTCGCACGTTGGTGGGGCAAGATGCTCTCCGTGAGAGAGCCGTCTGTCGGAGAAGATGCTCGTTACGTTGTTCGCCAGACAAGTTGCCCCGCCGTCGTAGTAATGCTTCCAACTTCGGCCGGGCGTGGGGACGAGAAGTACTCTTCGATCGTCGCGTACGCCCTGTTCCTTGGAATCTTGGAGAATACTGGCCTGAAAGGCGATCGGTTGGCCGAGCTCACCGTGAGGACAGCGAATCACGCCCGGGATGAAAGACTCGACGTCGTACTCGACGAATTCATTTCCGTCAATACGTCGGCCGGAGAAGACGTCACATTTTTCTGTAAAGAAGGACAACACTTAGTGAGAATTCATTCTCGGGACGGGAAGGACGCACTTCAGTTCGTCTACGTGGACAAGAATGCTCCCACGAAGCTTGATCTCGGGTGGAAATAG